The Granulicella sibirica genome has a segment encoding these proteins:
- a CDS encoding SDR family oxidoreductase: protein MRVFLTGGTGLIGSAIIPELINSGHQVLGLARSETSARALLSAGAEVLMGTLEDVQALSEGASKADGVIHCAFDLDFANFEESSETERLAIAALGVSLAGSDRPLIVSSGLGLASLIRPITEDVDAPAVSTSPRGPEQAVRSLRQQGINATIVRLPQVHNTVKQGLITTLIGVARKTGASAYVNEGSNRWPAAHVTDVARLYRLALEKGEASTYHAVSEEGIHLKDIAAAIGRGLRVPITSISSEEAQARFGRIGGYVGMDLSASSAWTRERLGWTSAGPGLLEDLDRMRYFDNSGS from the coding sequence ATGCGTGTATTTCTTACTGGCGGCACGGGACTCATCGGCTCAGCGATCATTCCGGAGCTTATCAATTCTGGGCATCAGGTCCTGGGCCTCGCCCGTTCGGAGACAAGTGCAAGAGCTCTCCTCTCAGCTGGAGCTGAGGTCCTTATGGGAACTCTCGAAGACGTCCAAGCCCTCAGTGAGGGTGCAAGCAAGGCTGACGGAGTGATTCACTGTGCCTTCGACTTGGATTTCGCCAACTTTGAAGAAAGTAGCGAGACTGAGAGGCTGGCGATCGCGGCTTTGGGGGTTTCGCTTGCAGGCTCTGATCGTCCTCTCATTGTCAGTTCAGGACTTGGTCTCGCATCACTGATTCGTCCGATCACAGAGGATGTCGATGCGCCCGCCGTCTCAACATCACCTCGCGGTCCCGAACAGGCCGTACGTTCATTGCGTCAACAGGGCATCAACGCCACGATCGTGCGGCTACCCCAAGTTCACAACACAGTCAAACAGGGCCTCATCACAACCCTCATCGGTGTAGCGCGCAAAACGGGAGCCTCCGCATACGTGAATGAGGGATCTAACCGTTGGCCGGCCGCGCATGTCACAGACGTTGCCCGTCTTTATAGACTCGCCCTCGAAAAAGGGGAAGCCTCCACTTACCATGCGGTCAGCGAAGAAGGAATTCACCTTAAGGATATTGCAGCCGCCATTGGCCGCGGCCTTAGAGTTCCGATCACCTCTATTTCATCGGAAGAGGCACAAGCCCGATTTGGTCGTATCGGCGGGTACGTAGGCATGGATCTTTCCGCATCGAGCGCTTGGACTCGGGAGCGACTCGGTTGGACATCGGCCGGGCCGGGGCTTCTGGAAGATCTCGACCGTATGCGCTATTTCGACAACTCAGGTTCCTGA
- a CDS encoding winged helix-turn-helix transcriptional regulator, which translates to MKKPNKDAVGGPVALTCRSEETGPLRDLLAKIGDKWSILLMVSLSRRPGYRARFSELQRLIDGISQRMLTTTLRQLERDGLLSRHVFAEVPPRVEYELTPLGLSLLEPMRTLVHWIGSNWDVIKEARVGFDHRIR; encoded by the coding sequence ATGAAAAAGCCCAACAAAGACGCGGTTGGAGGCCCTGTCGCTCTCACGTGTAGAAGTGAGGAAACGGGGCCACTTCGCGATCTTCTTGCGAAAATCGGAGACAAATGGAGCATTCTGCTCATGGTTTCGCTTTCGAGGAGGCCGGGCTATCGCGCGCGCTTTTCAGAACTCCAACGCTTGATAGATGGGATCTCGCAACGGATGCTCACAACTACGTTGCGCCAATTGGAGCGAGACGGCCTCCTGTCACGTCATGTGTTTGCGGAGGTTCCCCCAAGAGTGGAGTATGAACTTACTCCTCTGGGTCTCAGCCTTTTGGAACCGATGAGGACCTTAGTGCATTGGATTGGAAGCAATTGGGACGTCATCAAGGAAGCCAGGGTCGGCTTTGATCATCGCATTCGATGA
- a CDS encoding AraC family transcriptional regulator, which yields MSSLEANERGQRLLSELRLLLMRQATEPFRSTQLPGLTLARSSATSPCMIAGLYAPMVCIIAQGSKQVVVGNSTLDYDTGKYLVSSVDLPVSARITDATPENPYLAVALVLDLELLAEVALDLPKGSEERGLHRGIAVGSRSPQLLEGFVRLLRLLESPSDVAPLAPLILREIYYRLLTGQQSAFVRQIALTESRQPQVLKVIDCIRHNYARPLHIDALARLASMSPASLHRQFKALTAMSPLQYQKQIRLQKAQQIMLSESKDAASAGYAVGYGSPSQFSREYQRMFGTPPHQHMHRMRLLERG from the coding sequence ATGAGTTCTTTGGAAGCGAACGAACGAGGACAGCGCCTATTGTCAGAACTCCGCCTCCTGCTAATGCGGCAGGCTACAGAACCGTTCCGATCGACACAGCTTCCCGGCCTGACTCTAGCGCGTTCCTCGGCGACTTCGCCTTGCATGATTGCCGGGCTCTATGCGCCAATGGTCTGCATCATTGCGCAAGGGAGCAAGCAGGTAGTGGTAGGAAATTCGACCCTTGACTATGACACAGGCAAATATCTCGTCAGTTCTGTCGATCTACCCGTTTCAGCGCGGATAACGGACGCCACACCGGAGAACCCCTATCTGGCTGTGGCGCTCGTCCTTGACCTTGAGCTGTTAGCAGAAGTGGCGTTGGACTTGCCGAAGGGGAGCGAAGAGAGGGGCCTGCATCGCGGGATCGCCGTAGGCTCTCGCTCCCCCCAATTGCTGGAGGGATTTGTGAGACTCCTCCGCCTGCTGGAGTCTCCTTCTGATGTCGCTCCACTTGCCCCCCTGATCCTGCGCGAGATTTACTATCGTCTTCTTACCGGACAACAATCTGCTTTCGTGCGCCAGATTGCCCTGACCGAAAGCCGGCAACCACAGGTGCTCAAAGTCATCGATTGTATTCGCCATAACTATGCGAGGCCGTTGCATATCGATGCTCTGGCGCGGCTGGCGAGCATGAGTCCGGCATCTCTTCACAGGCAGTTTAAGGCGTTGACCGCGATGAGCCCACTGCAATATCAGAAGCAGATTCGTTTACAAAAAGCTCAACAAATCATGCTTTCGGAAAGCAAAGATGCGGCTTCTGCCGGCTATGCAGTGGGTTACGGTTCACCATCACAATTCAGCCGCGAGTATCAACGAATGTTCGGCACGCCGCCTCATCAACATATGCATCGCATGAGATTGCTGGAACGGGGATAG
- a CDS encoding SDR family NAD(P)-dependent oxidoreductase, with the protein MRTHNDDTEPASLPSQTVIVTGGNSGLGYGCASALLLASPSWHVIIACRDPGRAQKAVEKLRDSARPGSRVETMELDLASLASVRSFAAKLKDRLKAGELPPLHGLVCNAAVQGARTFTADGFESTFGVSHLGHYLLVNLMLPLMEKPARIAVVASGVHDPAELAKVPASIGVPVPAWNTPKALARGELGPEAANDNAAADRGRRYSTTKLANVYFTYALERRLPEGITVNAFDPGLMPGTGLAREYPAVLRFAWHSILPRVIPLLRLVLLKNIHRAEESGKALARLIVDPALVSTNGKYFEGLREIPSSVESYDKDRAEELWRDSATLTGIEPLP; encoded by the coding sequence ATGCGCACACATAACGACGATACGGAGCCTGCGTCACTGCCCAGCCAGACCGTAATCGTCACCGGCGGTAACTCCGGTCTGGGATACGGCTGCGCGAGCGCACTGCTCCTCGCGTCGCCGTCGTGGCACGTGATTATTGCCTGCCGCGACCCGGGGAGGGCACAGAAGGCGGTTGAAAAGCTGCGTGACTCGGCGCGACCCGGGTCAAGAGTAGAGACGATGGAGCTTGATCTGGCATCGCTTGCCTCGGTGCGGTCGTTCGCAGCTAAGCTGAAGGACAGGCTGAAGGCGGGGGAACTGCCTCCCCTGCACGGTCTCGTCTGCAATGCCGCTGTGCAAGGCGCACGGACGTTCACCGCTGATGGCTTCGAGTCGACCTTCGGCGTGAGCCATCTTGGTCATTACCTTCTCGTCAATCTGATGCTGCCGTTGATGGAGAAGCCAGCGCGAATTGCTGTTGTCGCCAGTGGCGTCCATGATCCCGCAGAGCTAGCAAAGGTGCCCGCCAGCATAGGTGTCCCGGTGCCTGCATGGAATACGCCAAAGGCTCTTGCGAGGGGCGAACTTGGTCCGGAAGCGGCAAACGATAACGCAGCAGCGGATCGTGGCCGTAGATACTCAACCACAAAGCTTGCGAACGTCTATTTCACCTATGCCCTGGAGCGTCGGCTACCCGAAGGCATCACCGTAAACGCGTTCGATCCCGGATTGATGCCGGGGACCGGGCTTGCTCGTGAATATCCGGCGGTCCTCCGGTTCGCGTGGCACAGCATCCTGCCGAGAGTGATCCCGCTGTTGCGATTGGTCCTGCTGAAGAACATTCACAGGGCGGAAGAGTCGGGAAAGGCGCTAGCGCGCCTCATCGTCGATCCTGCACTGGTCTCAACGAATGGGAAGTATTTCGAGGGGCTGCGTGAAATCCCTTCGTCGGTGGAGTCATACGACAAGGATCGCGCAGAAGAGCTTTGGCGGGATAGTGCCACTCTTACCGGGATCGAGCCGCTTCCATAA
- a CDS encoding ParB/RepB/Spo0J family partition protein yields MQNSSEFQYIAIDQLFESKTNPRKTFDQKKLEELAESIRSGGLIQPIVVRPKNNAFEIVAGARRFRAGQLAEQFSLPARIKELTDAQALEWQLVENSQREDVHPYEEAQGFQSLLDLPGYDVAALVEKSGKSASHIYARLSLLQLIPAVAEAFQQERITASHAALIARLPQEHQADAFDNCWRKDWQDKEAHLLPAKHLSAWIQTNLYLNLADAPFDREDPSLNPTAGACVTCPRRSGYNTSLFCDVQGDQCLDAPCYHGKVAAHLDREIAAHPGIVLIENGWRNPKEQRPGAVQLGHVRQIETVIDNPDAEPVMPCDAAKPAIIVYGKNVGATLTVCTDRECPMHDPETAARLAEEQAVNPVPVMEPAPIEETEEEAAEREREYAQRRREYEEEQQRREEERKQQARREHEAHEAERNRIAELHKARLATVDRIVANAPAMFTAIQLRTFLSALIHLDPYMFEDIAEQQVADDENNQQSAEEILGVLLASTPDDKLTRFALHLVLTSHAAIPRQGEFDILADAEAAFVPVPPKKGGKGKKTKAPTPIKAAKKPVAVSTPEKKDTTRKKAA; encoded by the coding sequence ATCGACCAGCTTTTCGAATCCAAGACCAACCCACGCAAGACGTTCGACCAGAAGAAGCTGGAGGAACTAGCCGAGTCCATCCGGTCAGGCGGACTTATCCAGCCCATCGTCGTGCGTCCCAAAAACAACGCCTTCGAGATCGTTGCAGGTGCGCGGCGCTTCCGTGCGGGACAACTCGCAGAACAGTTCTCACTCCCCGCCCGCATCAAGGAACTCACGGATGCCCAGGCGCTTGAGTGGCAGCTTGTCGAGAATTCGCAGCGTGAAGACGTACACCCCTACGAAGAGGCACAAGGCTTTCAGAGCTTGCTTGACCTTCCGGGCTACGACGTTGCCGCGTTGGTCGAGAAGTCCGGCAAGAGTGCCAGCCACATCTATGCGAGGCTCAGTCTGTTGCAGCTTATCCCCGCAGTAGCAGAGGCATTCCAGCAAGAACGCATCACCGCCAGCCATGCAGCGTTGATTGCGCGTCTACCGCAGGAGCATCAGGCCGATGCGTTCGACAACTGCTGGCGCAAGGACTGGCAGGACAAGGAAGCGCACCTGCTTCCAGCCAAGCACCTGAGCGCGTGGATACAGACCAACCTTTACCTAAACCTTGCCGACGCTCCATTCGACCGCGAAGACCCAAGCCTGAACCCAACCGCCGGAGCTTGCGTCACTTGCCCAAGGCGGAGCGGATACAACACCTCTCTGTTTTGCGACGTGCAGGGCGACCAGTGCCTTGACGCGCCGTGCTATCACGGGAAAGTGGCTGCGCACCTTGACCGCGAGATTGCCGCTCATCCCGGCATTGTGCTCATCGAGAATGGATGGCGCAACCCCAAGGAGCAGCGACCGGGAGCCGTCCAACTCGGTCACGTTCGCCAGATCGAAACTGTCATCGACAACCCCGATGCCGAGCCCGTCATGCCCTGCGATGCCGCAAAACCCGCCATCATCGTCTACGGCAAAAACGTAGGCGCTACGCTTACTGTTTGCACCGACCGCGAATGCCCGATGCATGACCCCGAAACCGCCGCACGGTTGGCGGAAGAACAGGCAGTAAACCCCGTCCCGGTCATGGAACCTGCCCCAATAGAAGAAACCGAGGAAGAAGCCGCCGAGCGCGAACGCGAGTACGCGCAACGCAGACGGGAATACGAAGAAGAACAACAGAGGCGCGAGGAGGAGCGCAAACAACAAGCACGGCGCGAACACGAAGCGCATGAAGCCGAACGTAACCGCATTGCCGAGTTGCACAAAGCGCGACTCGCCACGGTAGACCGCATCGTCGCTAATGCTCCGGCGATGTTCACTGCGATTCAACTGAGGACGTTTCTTTCCGCCCTCATTCACCTTGACCCCTATATGTTCGAGGACATCGCCGAACAACAAGTCGCCGATGACGAGAACAACCAGCAGAGCGCAGAGGAAATACTGGGTGTCTTGCTTGCCAGCACTCCCGATGACAAGCTGACGAGGTTTGCCCTTCACTTAGTCCTCACGTCCCACGCAGCTATTCCGCGTCAAGGAGAGTTCGATATCCTCGCCGATGCCGAAGCCGCCTTCGTTCCGGTTCCGCCGAAGAAGGGCGGCAAGGGCAAGAAGACCAAAGCACCTACGCCCATCAAAGCAGCCAAGAAGCCTGTCGCAGTCTCAACGCCAGAAAAGAAGGACACAACCCGAAAGAAGGCAGCGTAA